The proteins below are encoded in one region of Acidobacteriota bacterium:
- the efp gene encoding elongation factor P codes for MAFSANQMRPGMVIIHNGELHSVFSITHRTPGNLRAFVQAKIRNLRTGGLIEHRFRSDDKVERATLDEMEMEYLYNDGDAFYFMNTENYEQTHLNRDTLGDAVNYLIPNLKISVEFYEGKPVSVSLPQTVDMEVTETEPGLKGATVSNVTKAATLETGLVVQVPPFIETGEKIRVGTTEGEYLERVK; via the coding sequence ATGGCTTTTTCCGCCAACCAGATGCGGCCGGGGATGGTGATCATCCACAACGGCGAACTGCATTCCGTTTTCAGCATTACCCACCGCACGCCCGGCAACCTGCGCGCCTTCGTGCAAGCGAAGATCCGCAATCTGCGCACTGGCGGGCTGATCGAGCACCGCTTCCGGTCCGACGACAAGGTCGAGCGCGCCACGCTGGATGAAATGGAAATGGAGTACCTCTACAACGACGGTGATGCGTTCTATTTCATGAACACCGAGAATTACGAACAGACGCATCTCAACCGCGACACCCTGGGCGACGCGGTGAACTACCTGATTCCGAATCTGAAGATCAGCGTCGAGTTCTACGAAGGCAAACCGGTGTCGGTGTCGCTGCCACAGACGGTGGACATGGAGGTGACCGAGACCGAGCCAGGACTCAAGGGCGCCACGGTAAGCAATGTGACCAAAGCGGCAACTCTGGAGACCGGCCTGGTGGTCCAAGTGCCCCCGTTCATTGAAACCGGTGAGAAGATCCGCGTCGGCACCACCGAGGGCGAGTACCTGGAACGCGTAAAATAG
- the pckA gene encoding phosphoenolpyruvate carboxykinase (ATP): MATAPVETVPGFPELDDARPIANLAPAALIEHSLIRKESQLSARGAVTARTGKFTGRTPPNRFIVKDDLTKDKVAWGSVNQPISEESFEKVRRRMAGYVKGREVFVQDLYGGGDPAYRLRVRVVNELAWHNLFVHNLFLRPSAEERKSFSPDFTIVSMPGCSAVPSEDGTKTGTYILVNFTRRLILIGGTYYAGEMKKSIFSVLNFLLPQRGVLGMHCSANVGPEGDAAVFFGLSGTGKTTLSADPERRLIGDDEHGWGSNGVFNFEGGCYAKCIHLSEKGEPQIWNAIRFGTVLENVVLNPATRIPDFDDQSLTENTRAAYPIEYIDNAILSSRGPHPKNVVLLTADAFGVLPPIARLTVPQAMYHFLSGYTAKLAGTEAGVTEPKATFSTCFAEPFLPLPPRTYATMLGERVRQHKAQCWLINTGWTGGAYGTGKRMSLDHTRTMVRAALAGKLDNASYTADPVFGLPIPDAVPGVPASVLNPRNTWKDGAAYDKAARHLAELFRENFKQFEGVPAEITAAGPKA, translated from the coding sequence ATGGCCACTGCACCCGTTGAAACCGTTCCCGGCTTTCCGGAACTCGACGACGCCCGCCCGATCGCCAATCTCGCGCCCGCCGCTCTCATTGAACACAGCCTCATCCGCAAGGAGTCGCAGCTCAGCGCCCGCGGCGCAGTCACGGCCAGGACCGGCAAGTTCACCGGCCGCACACCTCCCAACCGCTTCATCGTGAAAGACGACCTGACGAAAGATAAGGTCGCCTGGGGTTCGGTGAACCAGCCCATCAGCGAGGAGTCGTTCGAGAAGGTGCGCCGGCGCATGGCCGGCTACGTCAAAGGCCGCGAAGTCTTCGTGCAGGATCTGTATGGCGGCGGCGATCCGGCCTACCGGCTGCGGGTGCGCGTGGTCAACGAGCTGGCCTGGCACAATCTGTTCGTCCACAATCTGTTCCTGCGGCCGTCGGCGGAGGAGCGCAAGTCGTTCAGCCCGGATTTCACCATCGTCTCCATGCCCGGCTGCAGCGCCGTGCCCTCGGAAGATGGCACCAAAACCGGCACCTACATTCTGGTGAACTTCACCCGGCGGCTGATTCTGATCGGCGGCACCTACTACGCCGGCGAGATGAAGAAGTCGATCTTTTCGGTGCTGAATTTCCTGCTGCCGCAGCGCGGCGTGCTGGGGATGCACTGCTCGGCCAACGTCGGACCCGAGGGCGATGCCGCCGTCTTCTTTGGTCTGTCGGGCACGGGCAAGACCACGCTGTCGGCCGATCCGGAACGGCGCCTGATTGGCGACGACGAGCACGGCTGGGGTTCGAACGGCGTGTTCAACTTCGAGGGCGGCTGCTACGCCAAGTGCATTCACCTGTCGGAGAAAGGCGAACCGCAGATTTGGAACGCCATCCGCTTCGGCACCGTGCTGGAAAACGTGGTGCTCAACCCGGCGACGCGCATTCCCGATTTCGACGACCAGTCGCTGACGGAAAACACGCGCGCGGCGTATCCGATTGAGTACATTGACAACGCGATTCTGAGCTCGCGCGGGCCGCATCCGAAAAACGTGGTCCTGCTGACGGCCGATGCCTTCGGCGTCCTGCCGCCGATCGCGCGGCTGACGGTGCCGCAGGCGATGTACCATTTCCTGTCGGGTTACACCGCCAAGCTGGCCGGCACCGAAGCCGGCGTCACCGAGCCCAAGGCGACCTTCAGCACCTGTTTTGCCGAACCGTTCCTGCCGCTGCCTCCGCGCACCTACGCCACCATGCTGGGCGAGCGCGTACGGCAGCACAAGGCACAGTGCTGGCTCATCAACACCGGTTGGACCGGCGGCGCCTACGGCACCGGCAAACGCATGTCGCTCGACCACACCCGCACCATGGTGCGCGCCGCGCTCGCCGGTAAACTGGACAACGCCAGCTATACCGCCGATCCGGTCTTCGGCCTGCCGATTCCAGACGCCGTGCCCGGCGTACCGGCCTCGGTGCTGAATCCGCGCAACACCTGGAAAGACGGCGCCGCCTACGACAAGGCCGCCCGGCACCTGGCAGAACTGTTCCGTGAAAACTTCAAGCAGTTTGAGGGTGTGCCGGCCGAGATCACGGCGGCGGGACCGAAGGCGTAA